Proteins found in one Pocillopora verrucosa isolate sample1 chromosome 12, ASM3666991v2, whole genome shotgun sequence genomic segment:
- the LOC131771448 gene encoding uncharacterized protein isoform X2 gives MTATQYRMFSVNNPWSRSRIIAGFVFTSAILLIVSFSVIDYNSWPRLAYASTSLKHTIPRTTRGYNRLQPLIDMFYNASKGKVLNEQRQISALGDKWPSVAHSMLNMSSLQEVDNKVSVLLLLIVTTAPSRFDRREAIRATWWKNCDGAEVMCKFFTDGLQLTKELQKNLSAEQKIHRDIEFMPFEETRIFGIRFLYQIMWAKAKYEFKFMLHMDDDYFLCLEKLKSELYHRPKKSLVWGSYHCSFKDIIYVDEAWIIFSSDVIEQFLSQDPQTILCHPHSDQQIAVWLSTLYGSKKSLIEFHDGRLHHYPPARKLDKFNNLPQVCDNFLGVHGSSPEMIKKFGRNSADRRRILKLPKLTRITETCHFPNVFNISKVAGMYQFDLRPCITNPRWTPGEGMWRGTQ, from the exons ATGACCGCAACACAATACAGAATGTTCTCAGTTAACAATCCGTGGTCCCGTTCTCGGATCATCGCAGGATTTGTTTTCACCTCTGCAATTCTCCTGATAGTAAGCTTTTCCGTCATAGACTATAACTCTTGGCCACGACTAGCCTATGCATCGACCAGCCTGAAACATACTATACCACGAACGACCAGAGGTTACAATCGATTACAACCCCTCATCGACATGTTTTACAACGCGTCAAAAGGCAAAGTGTTGAATGAACAAAGGCAAATCTCTGCCCTTGGAGATAAATGGCCATCAGTGGCGCATTCCATGTTGAATATGAGCAGTTTGCAAGAAGTCGATAACAAAGTCTCTGTTCTGTTATTGTTGATTGTTACCACGGCTCCTTCGAGATTTGACAGAAGAGAAGCAATCAGAGCAACGTGGTGGAAAAACTGCGATGGAGCTGAG GTCATGTGCAAGTTCTTCACCGATGGTCTCCAGTTGACTAAAGAGCTACAGAAAAATCTCTCCGCGGAGCAGAAGATTCACAGGGATATCGAGTTTATGCCATTTGAAGAAACAAGAATTTTTGGAATACGCTTCTTGTACCAGATAATGTGGGCGAAAGCAAAATATGAATTCAAATTTATGTTACACATGGATGACGACTACTTTTTATGCTTGGAAAAACTTAAATCGGAGTTGTACCACAGACCGAAAAAATCACTAGTTTGGGGTTCATATCACTGCTCATTTAAAGACATCATTTATGTCGATGAAGCGTGGATAATATTTTCTTCGGACGTTATAGAGCAGTTCCTCTCTCAAGATCCACAAACCATTTTATGCCATCCACATAGCGATCAACAAATTGCAGTTTGGCTCAGTACTTTGTATGGCAGTAAGAAGAGCTTGATAGAATTTCACGATGGAAGGCTTCACCACTACCCGCCAGCAAGAAAACTAGACAAATTCAATAATTTACCACAGGTTTGTGACAATTTCCTTGGAGTGCACGGAAGCTCGccagaaatgataaaaaagtttGGGCGCAACAGCGCTGATAGGCGTCGTATTTTAAAACTTCCAAAATTAACTCGTATAACGGAGACGTGCCATTTTCCTAATGTGTTTAACATCTCTAAAGTTGCTGGAATGTATCAGTTTGATTTGAGACCGTGTATAACAAACCCACGATGGACACCCGGTGAAGGAATGTGGCGTGGTACACAATGA
- the LOC131771415 gene encoding polypyrimidine tract-binding protein 2-like isoform X2, with amino-acid sequence MTSVAALAGIPSATGTKRTAEEILSIAGLMGDQKKARFENAPSKVIHVRNVPVDANDTELLALGLEFGRVKNVLLLKTKRQGFIEMEDKQTAANFLTYYSHISPTIRGQVVYVQYSNHPELKTEPSQHSSGTSKIIAAGGDYPYSADGQGALAAAAAKVVTGNKSNVIRAVIDKLWYPITVEVLYKIFSSLGTILRIVTFTKNGQFQALIEFTTVTEAELAKVTLDGQNIYNGCCTLHLEFSKLTTLTVKYNNDKSKDYTRPDLPSGPNDSPFSGADLAGLLTGGAAGSASLMGAPALLSLLPQGGLLPASFFGATGGRGGLNMGGSPVVLVSNLNEEINCDMLFTLFGNYGDVIRVKILFNKKDTALIQFNDPQQAQTAIRNLSGVSMYGKEIKVTLSKHTYVSMPKDGDENNLTKDFTNSPLHRFKKPGSKNFQNIFPPIRTLHVSNIPDTATEEELIDAFSVSGTVTEFRFFAKDRKMALVTMTTIEEAIDALIKMHNYKITESNHLRVSFAKTRSSN; translated from the exons ATGACCAGTGTCGCAGCTTTGGCTGGGATACCCTCTGCTACAGGAACGAAG CGTACAGCTGAAGAAATTCTGAGCATAGCAG gCCTTATGGGGGACCAGAAAAAG GCAAGATTTGAAAATGCTCCATCAAAAGTGATCCATGTTAGAAATGTACCAGTTGATGCTAATGATACAGAG CTTCTTGCACTTGGACTGGAATTTGGACGAGTAAAAAATGTCCTTTTATTAAAAACTAAACGACAG GGTTTTATTGAAATGGAGGACAAACAAACAGCTGCAAACTTTCTCACTTATTACTCACATATATCACCAACCATCAG AGGTCAAGTGGTATATGTGCAGTATTCAAATCATCCTGAGTTGAAGACAGAACCCTCTCAGCATTCCTCTGGG ACTTCCAAAATCATTGCAGCTGGTGGAGACTATCCTTACTCAGCAGATGGACAGGGAGCtcttgctgctgctgctgccaAAGTTGTGACAGGAAATAAAAGCAATGTTATCAGAGCAGTGATTGACAAGTTGTGGTATCCAATAACTGTTGAAGTCCTCTACAAG atattttcaagtttAGGGACTATTCTTAGGATTGTGACCTTTACAAAAAATG GTCAGTTTCAGGCACTAATAGAATTCACCACTGTTACTGAAGCAGAGCTGGCAAAAGTT ACACTTGATGgacaaaatatttacaatggCTGCTGCACCTTGCATCTtgaattctccaaattgaccACGTTGACAGTGAAATACAACAATGATAAGAGCAA aGATTACACCAGGCCTGATCTTCCCTCAGGTCCCAATGACAGCCCTTTTAGTGGAGCTGATCTTGCTGGTTTACTCA CTGGTGGTGCAGCTGGAAGTGCTAGTCTGATGGGAGCTCCAGCTCTTTTGAGTCTTCTCCCTCAAGGAGGATTACTCCCAGCAA GTTTCTTTGGTGCCACAGGCGGCAGAGGAGGATTGAACATGGGAGGGTCTCCTGTTGTCCTTGTTAGCAATTTAAATGAAGAG ATAAACTGTGACATGCTTTTCACTCTGTTTG GTAATTATGGTGATGTAATCCGTGTAAAGATTCTGTTTAACAAGAAGGACACAGCTCTAATCCAGTTTAACGATCCTCAACAAGCCCAGACAG CAATCAGAAATCTGAGTGGAGTCTCTATGtatggaaaagaaatcaaagtgacTTTGTCAAAACACACCTATGTTTCCATGCCTAAGGATGGAGAT gAAAATAATCTAACAAAAGATTTCACCAATTCACCCTTACATCGCTTCAAGAAACCAGGATCCAAAAACTTCCAGAACATTTTCCCTCCTATCAGAACACTTCATGTATCAAATATACC TGACACAGCTACAGAAGAAGAATTAATAGATGCTTTCTCTGTTTCTGGAACAGTAACAGAATTCCGCTTCTTTGC GAAAGACCGAAAAATGGCCCTGGTGACTATGACAACAATAGAAGAGGCAATTGATGCTCTTATT AAAATGCACAACTACAAAATCACAGAATCTAATCACCTCAGAGTATCTTTTGCTAAAACAAGATCATCTAACTGA
- the LOC131771448 gene encoding uncharacterized protein isoform X1, with protein sequence MKTSTFGKCWRLVLRTMTATQYRMFSVNNPWSRSRIIAGFVFTSAILLIVSFSVIDYNSWPRLAYASTSLKHTIPRTTRGYNRLQPLIDMFYNASKGKVLNEQRQISALGDKWPSVAHSMLNMSSLQEVDNKVSVLLLLIVTTAPSRFDRREAIRATWWKNCDGAEVMCKFFTDGLQLTKELQKNLSAEQKIHRDIEFMPFEETRIFGIRFLYQIMWAKAKYEFKFMLHMDDDYFLCLEKLKSELYHRPKKSLVWGSYHCSFKDIIYVDEAWIIFSSDVIEQFLSQDPQTILCHPHSDQQIAVWLSTLYGSKKSLIEFHDGRLHHYPPARKLDKFNNLPQVCDNFLGVHGSSPEMIKKFGRNSADRRRILKLPKLTRITETCHFPNVFNISKVAGMYQFDLRPCITNPRWTPGEGMWRGTQ encoded by the exons ATGAAGACTTCAACATTCG GTAAGTGTTGGCGCTTGGTGCTCAGAACCATGACCGCAACACAATACAGAATGTTCTCAGTTAACAATCCGTGGTCCCGTTCTCGGATCATCGCAGGATTTGTTTTCACCTCTGCAATTCTCCTGATAGTAAGCTTTTCCGTCATAGACTATAACTCTTGGCCACGACTAGCCTATGCATCGACCAGCCTGAAACATACTATACCACGAACGACCAGAGGTTACAATCGATTACAACCCCTCATCGACATGTTTTACAACGCGTCAAAAGGCAAAGTGTTGAATGAACAAAGGCAAATCTCTGCCCTTGGAGATAAATGGCCATCAGTGGCGCATTCCATGTTGAATATGAGCAGTTTGCAAGAAGTCGATAACAAAGTCTCTGTTCTGTTATTGTTGATTGTTACCACGGCTCCTTCGAGATTTGACAGAAGAGAAGCAATCAGAGCAACGTGGTGGAAAAACTGCGATGGAGCTGAG GTCATGTGCAAGTTCTTCACCGATGGTCTCCAGTTGACTAAAGAGCTACAGAAAAATCTCTCCGCGGAGCAGAAGATTCACAGGGATATCGAGTTTATGCCATTTGAAGAAACAAGAATTTTTGGAATACGCTTCTTGTACCAGATAATGTGGGCGAAAGCAAAATATGAATTCAAATTTATGTTACACATGGATGACGACTACTTTTTATGCTTGGAAAAACTTAAATCGGAGTTGTACCACAGACCGAAAAAATCACTAGTTTGGGGTTCATATCACTGCTCATTTAAAGACATCATTTATGTCGATGAAGCGTGGATAATATTTTCTTCGGACGTTATAGAGCAGTTCCTCTCTCAAGATCCACAAACCATTTTATGCCATCCACATAGCGATCAACAAATTGCAGTTTGGCTCAGTACTTTGTATGGCAGTAAGAAGAGCTTGATAGAATTTCACGATGGAAGGCTTCACCACTACCCGCCAGCAAGAAAACTAGACAAATTCAATAATTTACCACAGGTTTGTGACAATTTCCTTGGAGTGCACGGAAGCTCGccagaaatgataaaaaagtttGGGCGCAACAGCGCTGATAGGCGTCGTATTTTAAAACTTCCAAAATTAACTCGTATAACGGAGACGTGCCATTTTCCTAATGTGTTTAACATCTCTAAAGTTGCTGGAATGTATCAGTTTGATTTGAGACCGTGTATAACAAACCCACGATGGACACCCGGTGAAGGAATGTGGCGTGGTACACAATGA
- the LOC131771415 gene encoding polypyrimidine tract-binding protein 2-like isoform X1, whose translation MTSVAALAGIPSATGTKRTAEEILSIAGLMGDQKKARFENAPSKVIHVRNVPVDANDTELLALGLEFGRVKNVLLLKTKRQGFIEMEDKQTAANFLTYYSHISPTIRGQVVYVQYSNHPELKTEPSQHSSGTSKIIAAGGDYPYSADGQGALAAAAAKVVTGNKSNVIRAVIDKLWYPITVEVLYKIFSSLGTILRIVTFTKNGQFQALIEFTTVTEAELAKVTLDGQNIYNGCCTLHLEFSKLTTLTVKYNNDKSKDYTRPDLPSGPNDSPFSGADLAGLLTGGAAGSASLMGAPALLSLLPQGGLLPASFFGATGGRGGLNMGGSPVVLVSNLNEEKINCDMLFTLFGNYGDVIRVKILFNKKDTALIQFNDPQQAQTAIRNLSGVSMYGKEIKVTLSKHTYVSMPKDGDENNLTKDFTNSPLHRFKKPGSKNFQNIFPPIRTLHVSNIPDTATEEELIDAFSVSGTVTEFRFFAKDRKMALVTMTTIEEAIDALIKMHNYKITESNHLRVSFAKTRSSN comes from the exons ATGACCAGTGTCGCAGCTTTGGCTGGGATACCCTCTGCTACAGGAACGAAG CGTACAGCTGAAGAAATTCTGAGCATAGCAG gCCTTATGGGGGACCAGAAAAAG GCAAGATTTGAAAATGCTCCATCAAAAGTGATCCATGTTAGAAATGTACCAGTTGATGCTAATGATACAGAG CTTCTTGCACTTGGACTGGAATTTGGACGAGTAAAAAATGTCCTTTTATTAAAAACTAAACGACAG GGTTTTATTGAAATGGAGGACAAACAAACAGCTGCAAACTTTCTCACTTATTACTCACATATATCACCAACCATCAG AGGTCAAGTGGTATATGTGCAGTATTCAAATCATCCTGAGTTGAAGACAGAACCCTCTCAGCATTCCTCTGGG ACTTCCAAAATCATTGCAGCTGGTGGAGACTATCCTTACTCAGCAGATGGACAGGGAGCtcttgctgctgctgctgccaAAGTTGTGACAGGAAATAAAAGCAATGTTATCAGAGCAGTGATTGACAAGTTGTGGTATCCAATAACTGTTGAAGTCCTCTACAAG atattttcaagtttAGGGACTATTCTTAGGATTGTGACCTTTACAAAAAATG GTCAGTTTCAGGCACTAATAGAATTCACCACTGTTACTGAAGCAGAGCTGGCAAAAGTT ACACTTGATGgacaaaatatttacaatggCTGCTGCACCTTGCATCTtgaattctccaaattgaccACGTTGACAGTGAAATACAACAATGATAAGAGCAA aGATTACACCAGGCCTGATCTTCCCTCAGGTCCCAATGACAGCCCTTTTAGTGGAGCTGATCTTGCTGGTTTACTCA CTGGTGGTGCAGCTGGAAGTGCTAGTCTGATGGGAGCTCCAGCTCTTTTGAGTCTTCTCCCTCAAGGAGGATTACTCCCAGCAA GTTTCTTTGGTGCCACAGGCGGCAGAGGAGGATTGAACATGGGAGGGTCTCCTGTTGTCCTTGTTAGCAATTTAAATGAAGAG AAGATAAACTGTGACATGCTTTTCACTCTGTTTG GTAATTATGGTGATGTAATCCGTGTAAAGATTCTGTTTAACAAGAAGGACACAGCTCTAATCCAGTTTAACGATCCTCAACAAGCCCAGACAG CAATCAGAAATCTGAGTGGAGTCTCTATGtatggaaaagaaatcaaagtgacTTTGTCAAAACACACCTATGTTTCCATGCCTAAGGATGGAGAT gAAAATAATCTAACAAAAGATTTCACCAATTCACCCTTACATCGCTTCAAGAAACCAGGATCCAAAAACTTCCAGAACATTTTCCCTCCTATCAGAACACTTCATGTATCAAATATACC TGACACAGCTACAGAAGAAGAATTAATAGATGCTTTCTCTGTTTCTGGAACAGTAACAGAATTCCGCTTCTTTGC GAAAGACCGAAAAATGGCCCTGGTGACTATGACAACAATAGAAGAGGCAATTGATGCTCTTATT AAAATGCACAACTACAAAATCACAGAATCTAATCACCTCAGAGTATCTTTTGCTAAAACAAGATCATCTAACTGA